One segment of Balaenoptera ricei isolate mBalRic1 chromosome 8, mBalRic1.hap2, whole genome shotgun sequence DNA contains the following:
- the LOC132370575 gene encoding cytochrome c oxidase assembly factor 4 homolog, mitochondrial, whose translation MSAQGHTWSRQVKKEDEEEDPLDQMISRSGCAASHYAVQECMAQHQDWRQCQPQVQAFRDCMSEQQARRREELQRRKEQSSAHR comes from the coding sequence ATGTCAGCTCAAGGCCATACCTGGTCCCGACAGGTgaagaaagaagatgaagaagaggaCCCACTGGACCAGATGATCTCCCGCTCTGGctgtgctgcttcccactatgcAGTGCAGGAGTGCATGGCCCAGCACCAGGACTGGCGACAGTGCCAGCCACAGGTGCAGGCCTTTAGGGACTGCATGAGTGAACAGCAGGCAAGGCGACGGGAGGAGCTGCAGAGGAGGAAAGAGCAAAGCAGTGCCCACCGCTGA